The following DNA comes from Candidatus Flexicrinis proximus.
GCCGCGCCGCTCATGCGGTCGCGCGGAAGATCGGCCCACACCCGGAACAATCCTTCGTTGGTGTCCCACCCCGGCAGGCCGGTAGCGATCACCGTTGTAAAGACCGCTGTGTCGCCGTCATAGGCGACCAGCGTCTGCTCGTAGAGGTCGACCGCCACCCAGCGCCCTCGACGCCCTCCGGCCGTTCGGTTCTCACCGGCTTGCTGAGGACGCGCTGCTCGACCCACTGGTTCGGGCCGACCATACCAGAGCCAACCGTCGTCCGCGAGGACTTCCGCAAACAGGTTGACCCGGTCATAGCGGTACAGCAGCCGGCCGTTCTCAGAATCCTGCTTGCCGCCCGGCGTTGAGGCCGTGAACATCGTGTCCAGCGCCCAGGCAAACGGCGATGCCAGATTGTCCAGCACCTGTACGCCGCGAAACTCGGATGCCGGGCTGTACTTCAGGTCGCTGGTACGCATCCAGCTTCCGTCTTCGATCTGCGCCCAGTCCTCGCCCTCGGTGTTGATCACGCTCACGAAGTGGAAGCCCGCCGGGATGGCCCGAACAACGTTGCCGCCGGGGCCATCGAAGACCGGGGCTTCGGCCGTCAGCACTTTCCAGAAGCTGTAGGTGTTGATGGTGTAGCCGTCGCGCCGCACCTGCGTCACCATGGGATTCGGGAAGGCCGACATCCACTGCAGGCAGTTGTCCGGCAGGGTCTGCGCAGGGTCAATGCCAGCACACGCGGTCGAGTCCATCTGAGCGGACGCGGGCAGCGCCAGCGCGGCCAGCAAGACGAAAGCGATTAGGGTCAAGGAGCGGGTCATGTGGGGGATAAGCCGTGTTATGCCATCTGGATGAACCGTAGAATAGCACAGCCGCCGCGTCCGGTTTAGACGCGCATTATGCGGCAGCCCGACTATTAACCGACTGGAAGGCGGCGCAGGGCCGGCACGCTCTACCTCATCCCGACGCCTATCGGAAACCTGGAAGACATCACGCTCCGCGCCCTGCGGCTGCTCAAGGAATGCGTACTGATCGCCTGCGAGGATACCCGCACCAGCCGCGTCCTGCTGGGCCATTACGGGATCACGACCCCCGTTACCAGTTATCACGAGCACAACAAGCTGACCAAACTCGATGCGCTTTTCGCGGCGCTGGAAACCGGGGATGTCGCGCTGATCTCCGATGCCGGGACGCCTGGCATCAGCGACCCCGGCTACGAACTGGTCCGCGAGGCGATTGAGCGCGGCTATGCGGTCACGCCGCTACCCGGTGCAAGCGCTTTGATCGCCGCGCTGGTCGCGTCCGGCCTGCCGACCGACCGCTTCGTCTATCTCGGGTTTCTGCCGCGCAAAAACCTGCGCGACTGGTTCGAGGCCTTCAAGGACGAGCGCCACACGATGGTCGCTTATGAAAGCCCGCACCGCCTGACCGAATCCCTCGAAGCGCTTGAAGCGGCCTTTGGTCCCGAACGCCAAATCTGCGTAGCGCGCGAAATCTCCAAGAAGTTCGAGGAATTCATACGAGGTTCTGCCAAAGACGTTCTGGCGCA
Coding sequences within:
- a CDS encoding L,D-transpeptidase, whose protein sequence is MAQQDAAGAGILAGDQYAFLEQPQGAERDVFQVSDRRRDEVERAGPAPPSSRLIVGLPHNARLNRTRRLCYSTVHPDGITRLIPHMTRSLTLIAFVLLAALALPASAQMDSTACAGIDPAQTLPDNCLQWMSAFPNPMVTQVRRDGYTINTYSFWKVLTAEAPVFDGPGGNVVRAIPAGFHFVSVINTEGEDWAQIEDGSWMRTSDLKYSPASEFRGVQVLDNLASPFAWALDTMFTASTPGGKQDSENGRLLYRYDRVNLFAEVLADDGWLWYGRPEPVGRAARPQQAGENRTAGGRRGRWVAVDLYEQTLVAYDGDTAVFTTVIATGLPGWDTNEGLFRVWADLPRDRMSGAAGAPDAYDLTGVPWVQYFDGGISLHGTYWHDNFGYRRSHGCVNLSISDARWVFEWAQEGYQQAGTGQITRDNPGIAVLVWASGEYKTTGASTR
- the rsmI gene encoding 16S rRNA (cytidine(1402)-2'-O)-methyltransferase produces the protein MPTPIGNLEDITLRALRLLKECVLIACEDTRTSRVLLGHYGITTPVTSYHEHNKLTKLDALFAALETGDVALISDAGTPGISDPGYELVREAIERGYAVTPLPGASALIAALVASGLPTDRFVYLGFLPRKNLRDWFEAFKDERHTMVAYESPHRLTESLEALEAAFGPERQICVAREISKKFEEFIRGSAKDVLAHMRDQPPRGEIALVIGGAPETAQTWDEARVRAAFSERLNAGDSRSQAAKAVAAQSGWRKGDIYAMDV